A single Planctomycetota bacterium DNA region contains:
- a CDS encoding four helix bundle protein, producing the protein MTSSQQRADDLQDRLIDLAVRIIKLADALPKTSAGAHIANQVLRSGTSPAPNYGEARGGESRSDFKHKLGIVLKELNETAIWLKVIQRSKIVKPALVDSLLDETQQLARIITASVKTVRAARPMENGKRQMENGK; encoded by the coding sequence ATGACTTCCAGCCAGCAACGAGCCGACGACTTACAGGATCGCCTCATCGATCTGGCGGTCAGGATCATCAAGCTGGCGGACGCACTGCCCAAGACGTCGGCCGGCGCTCACATCGCCAACCAAGTCCTTCGATCCGGCACGTCGCCCGCTCCGAACTACGGCGAAGCGCGCGGCGGGGAGAGCCGCTCCGACTTCAAGCATAAACTTGGCATCGTCCTCAAGGAGCTCAACGAAACCGCAATCTGGCTCAAAGTGATTCAGCGCAGCAAAATCGTCAAACCCGCGCTCGTCGACAGTCTGCTCGACGAAACACAACAGCTCGCCCGAATCATCACCGCTTCCGTCAAAACCGTCCGTGCCGCCCGCCCAATGGAAAATGGCAAACGGCAAATGGAAAATGGAAAATA